The following coding sequences are from one Diadema setosum chromosome 9, eeDiaSeto1, whole genome shotgun sequence window:
- the LOC140233218 gene encoding gamma-tubulin complex component 2-like, whose protein sequence is MNEFRIHHLVSELMKVLGSQGKEGPEVYTELLLKNVTPYVTTQVSSHTAKRKIASYTKHPQEFLNKYDELKSKNVRDLDALVYLLSKLTEDKEVIATLDENAKKLLMPMDKISLPPSGTKMSQEEVSELRNQLLSLTSSRAASGQASEVFRKMMREKQAKKNSSINLPNLSPWVFERKFLTGDFIRDADAKMEPAVPLGTLPLGMQEIAIVQDLLTVMTGTEGKYILIQATADRLEPCTFQVDKSLDGSLQELVRRILPICSNYSTVMHFIEDKSSFEFGVVNHALCGAMRTLVKEYNILIAQLEHQAKQGQLPLQRFWFYVQPCMQTMEILAAIASSVNRGACTGGSVLSLLHEKTITMIGDMRAQELCLFLTQSACAPYFEILEKWIYKGVIKDPYCEFMIEEHEGLQKEKLQQEYNDAYWEQRYTICRERSPIFLETIADKILRTGKYLNVVRQCGQDPRCPNAEEILYTLKERQYVEQIDKAYQYASKILLELIMEERELVQRLRSIKRYFLLEQGDFFVHLMDITEEEMRKKVDDIIPSRLESLLELAVRTSQANSDPFKDDLRVDLLPYDLITQLLRILSIESKQEKAMLSEMDPTELNISGLEAFSFDYVVRWPESLILSRKALTKYQMLFRHLFYCKHVERTLCNIWLLNKEAKRFTLYSSRWYAAAFALRQRMLHLVQNLQYYMMFEVVEPHWHILQDNLRQVSNIDEVLEHHMDFLDKCLKDCMLTNPDILKNVSKLMLVCVTFANCIQRVTQTMNVDSEVSLLMDTSMSPKSDQERDQLDSERRRTTTKVVSEHVAQLNTSQDFSNTMHNFDTNFSSLLIELLDKLSLFSTANCEHNMMNIIHRLDFNGFYTLRLEQLAATRSRAGHDHPEGEGEPAGAAGGSGGGAEGR, encoded by the exons ATGAATGAGTTCAGAATACACCACCTCGTCAGTGAGCTGATGAAAGTCTTAGG gaGCCAAGGCAAGGAAGGCCCAGAGGTGTACACCGAGCTGCTGCTGAAAAATGTGACTCCATATGTCACCACCCAGGTCTCTTCCCACACGGCGAAGAGAAAGATTGCCTCCTACACCAAGCACCCGCAAGAGTTCCTCAACAAATATGACGAGCTCAAGTCAAAGAA TGTGCGTGACCTGGATGCGCTGGTCTACCTCCTCTCCAAGCTGACGGAGGACAAGGAGGTGATTGCCACGCTCGACGAGAACGCAAAGAAGCTCCTTATGCCGATGGACAAAATCAGTCTGCCGCCCTCGGGCACCAAGATGTCGCAGGAAGAAGTGTCGGAG CTGCGAAACCAACTGCTGAGTCTGACCAGTTCCAGGGCTGCGTCTGGCCAGGCATCGGAGGTCTTCAGGAAAATGATGAGAGAAAAACAGGCCAAGAAGAACT CCTCCATCAATCTTCCGAACCTATCTCCATGGGTGTTTGAGCGGAAATTTCTGACCGGGGATTTCATCCGGGATGCAGATGCCAAAATGGAGCCGGCAGTTCCTCTGGGCACACTCCCTCTTGGCATGCAGGAGATTGCCATTGTGCAGGACCTGCTTACAGTTATGACA GGAACCGAGGGGAAGTACATCCTCATACAGGCGACAGCCGACCGTCTGGAGCCATGCACGTTTCAGGTGGACAAGTCTCTGGATGGCTCACTACAGGAGCTCGTCAGAAGAATCTTGCCCATCTGCAGCAACTACTCCACTGTCATGCACTTCATTGAAGACAAGTCCTCCTTCGAGTTCGGTGTCGTCAATCACGCGCTATGCGGCGCCATGAGGACATTGGTCAAG GAGTACAACATCCTGATTGCCCAGCTGGAGCACCAGGCCAAACAGGGCCAGCTGCCCCTCCAGCGGTTCTGGTTTTACGTCCAGCCCTGCATGCAGACCATGGAGATCCTGGCCGCCATCGCCTCCTCCGTGAACCGCGGTGCGTGCACCGGCGGCTCCGTCCTCAGCCTGCTCCACGAAAAAACCATCACAATGATCGG TGATATGAGGGCCCAGGAGCTGTGTCTCTTCCTCACCCAGTCTGCCTGTGCGCCTTACTTTGAAATCCTGGAGAAATGGATCTACAAGGGAGTCATCAAGGATCCCTACTGTGAG TTCATGATAGAGGAGCATGAAGGGCTCCAAAAGGAGAAGCTGCAGCAGGAGTACAACGATGCTTACTGGGAGCAGCGCTACACCATCTGCCGGGAGCGTAGCCCCATCTTCCTGGAGACGATAGCTGACAAGATCCTGCGCACCGGCAAATACCTCAACGTGGTCAGACAGTGTG GTCAGGACCCTCGCTGCCCCAACGCTGAGGAGATCCTGTACACTCTCAAGGAGCGGCAGTATGTCGAACAGATCGACAAGGCCTACCAATATGCCAGCAAAATATTGCTGGAGCTCATCATGGAGGAGAGGGAACTTGTGCAAAGACTGAG ATCCATAAAGAGGTACTTTCTCCTGGAGCAAGGGGATTTCTTTGTGCATCTCATGGACATCACGGAGGAGGAGATGAGGAAGAAGGTGGATGACATCATCCCCAGCCGGCTGGAGTCACTCTTGGAGCTGGCCGTCCGGACCAGCCAGGCTAATTCAGACCCCTTCAAGGATGACCTCAG GGTGGACCTGTTACCTTATGACCTCATCACACAGCTGCTCAGAATTCTTTCTATCGAGTCCAAGCAGGAAAAAG CTATGCTGTCTGAGATGGATCCAACAGAGCTGAACATCTCTGGGCTGGAGGCTTTCTCCTTTGACTACGTCGTACGATGGCCAGAGTCCCTCATCTTGAGCAGAAAG GCCTTGACAAAGTACCAAATGCTGTTCAGGCATCTATTCTACTGCAAGCATGTCGAGAGAACACTTTGCAA TATCTGGCTGCTTAACAAGGAGGCGAAGCGCTTCACGCTTTACTCGTCCCGGTGGTACGCGGCGGCTTTCGCCCTTCGCCAGCGCATGCTGCACCTGGTGCAGAACCTGCAGTACTACATGATGTTTGAAGTGGTGGAGCCCCACTGGCACATCCTGCAGGACAATCTTCGGCAG GTGTCCAACATTGATGAAGTCTTGGAACACCACATGGACTTCCTGGACAAGTGCCTCAAGGACTGCATGCTGACCAACCCAGACATCCTCAAGAATGTTAGCAAGCTCATGTTGGTGTGCGTCACGTTTGCCAACTGCATCCAG AGGGTCACACAAACCATGAATGTAGACTCAGAGGTCAGCCTGCTGATGGACACATCCATGTCTCCAAAGAGTGACCAGGAGCGAGACCAGCTGGACTCTGAAAGGCGGAGAACAACAACCAAG GTGGTCAGCGAGCATGTGGCTCAGCTTAACACCAGCCAGGACTTCTCCAACACCATGCACAACTTTGACACCAACTTCTCCTCCCTGCTCATCGAGCTCCTAGACAAGCTGAGCCTCTTCAGCACGGCCAACTGCGAGCACAACATGATGAACATCATCCACCGGCTGGACTTCAACGGCTTCTACACCCTGCGCCTGGAGCAGCTGGCCGCCACCCGCAGTCGGGCGGGGCACGACCATCccgagggggagggggagcccGCGGGAGCCGCTGGTGGCAGTGGTGGAGGGGCGGAGGGGAGATAG